One genomic region from Equus asinus isolate D_3611 breed Donkey chromosome 10, EquAss-T2T_v2, whole genome shotgun sequence encodes:
- the CREB3 gene encoding LOW QUALITY PROTEIN: cyclic AMP-responsive element-binding protein 3 (The sequence of the model RefSeq protein was modified relative to this genomic sequence to represent the inferred CDS: inserted 2 bases in 1 codon) encodes MVAGTAGSCSGPSSRCSGTLRRAAVPPRQEARVRRNPEKTPQFPFTLEPFLSLAWGEGGAGSQNARLQAMCNMEVPSDPGNQDLLDFLLEESGDLGAALDEALEASLDWELPPSEVLRDWEGEDFLSSLLSSPESLNVLSSSNPCPVHHDHTYSVPHEHISIDLDNRSYGKEGAQMTALHVEEPAEQPISQEPQEIARLILTDEEKRLLEKEGLTLPGTLPLSKMEEQVLKRVRRKIRNRKSAQESRRKKKVYVGGLENRVLKYTAQNLELQNRVQLLEEQNLSLLHHLRRLQAMVIQISNKTSSSSTCVLVLLFSFCLLLIPAMYSSDTRESLPAEHRVLSRQLRALPSEDPQQLELPALRSEAPKDSSDHMFQAPGNSCCLFYQMPQAPGMEPPLKLPLPDPFSKSPCPGPIFPLHANLTRXGGWLPTHSPAPIILQGQYSG; translated from the exons ATGGTTGCGGGGACTGCAGGAAGCTGCTCTGGCCCCAGCTCTCGATGCTCGGGAACCCTCCGAAGAGCCGCAGTCCCTCCCCGGCAGGAAGCAAGGGTGCGGCGCAACCCGGAGAAGACGCCCCAGTTCCCTTTTACTCTCGAACCCTTCCTTTCTCTAGCTTGGGGTGAAGGCGGAGCCGGGTCCCAGAATGCCCGCCTTCAGGCT ATGTGCAATATGGAGGTGCCGTCGGACCCTGGTAACCAGGACCTGCTGGACTTCCTGCTGGAGGAAAGCGGTGATTTGGGGGCAGCGCTCGACGAGGCCCTGGAGGCTTCGCTAGACTGGGAGCTGCCTCCTTCTGAG GTACTTAGAGATTGGGAGGGCGAGGATTTCCTGAGCTCTCTGCTGAGTTCCCCAGAGTCATTGAACGTTCTCAGCTCCTCTAACCCCTGTCCGGTCCACCATGATCACACCTACTCTGTACCACATGAGCATATCTCCATAGATCTAG ACAACAGGAGCTATGGAAAAGAGGGGGCCCAGATGACTGCACTGCACGTGGAGGAGCCAGCGGAACAG CCCATCTCCCAGGAACCCCAAGAGATTGCTAGGCTGATACTGACAGATGAGGAGAAGCGACTTTTGGAGAAGGAGGGGCTTACTCTGCCTGGGACGCTCCCTCTCAGTAAG aTGGAGGAACAAGTTCTGAAACGAGTGCGGAGGAAGATTCGAAACAGAAAGTCTGCTCAAGAGAGCCGCAGGAAGAAGAAGGTCTATGTTGGGGGTTTAGAGAACAG GGTCTTGAAATACACAGCCCAGAATCTGGAGCTACAGAACAGAGTCCAGCTCCTGGAGGAACAGAATCT GTCCCTTTTGCATCACTTGAGGAGACTCCAGGCCATGGTGATTCAGATATCAAAtaagaccagcagcagcagcacatgTGTTCTG GTCCTACTGTTctccttctgtctcctcctcataCCTGCTATGTACTCTTCTGACACAAGGGAGAGCCTGCCAGCTGAGCATAGAG TGTTGTCCCGCCAGCTTCGTGCCCTCCCCAGTGAGGACCCTCAGCAGCTGGAGCTGCCTGCCCTGAGGTCAGAGGCACCAAAGGACAGCTCAGACCACATGTTCCAAGCTCCTGGCAACTCTTGCTGCCTGTTTTACCAGATGCCTCAGGCTCCTGGCATGGAGCCTCCCCTGAAGTTGCCACTCCCTGACCCCTTCTCAAAGTCCCCCTGCCCAGGTCCCATCTTTCCTCTGCACGCAAATCTCACGAG GGGGGGATGGCTTCCTACTCACAGCCCTGCACCTATCATCTTGCAGGGCCAGTACTCGGGCTAA